A region of the Roseiflexus sp. RS-1 genome:
CGAAGGCATTGCTGCACTGGTTCAGGCAGGCGAGCAGGTACGGGTGGTGGACAATGAAACCGGTGAAGATATTACTGCACAGATCCTGGCGCAGGTTGCACTCCAGACACGCGGCGATCAGGGGCGATTGCCAACCTCGTTGCTGACCAGCCTGATCCGCGCTGGCGAAGGGACGTTGAGCGGGCTGCAACGCTCGCTCCTGGGGGTATTTGGAGGCGCCGGATTCGTCAATGCCGAGATCGAACGCCGTCTGGCGCATCTCCGCGATACGGGCAAACTCAACGATCAAGAGGTTCAGCGATTACGCACGTTGCTGGTGGACGAGTACCAGTCAACAACGGCGCCCGATCTCCCCAGCAAGAGCGACATTGATCGGCTTCACGAACAGGTCGATGAACTGACCCGACTCGTTGAGCAACTCCTGGCACAACGGAAGCAGTAAGCGTTCTACCTGACATCCGCTTGCTACAGGCTCTGCAACCGGCAGAGAGGGTGGGTGATTTTCGGATGGACGTCGGTTCCCAGGACTGATACATGTGAACTACCACGCGGTCGTTGCCGCCGCATATAGAGGAGTACATATGAGCGACAGGGGTGTCAAAGCGCAGCGGAGCAAAACGGCGTTGGTACTGGCGGGCGGCGGAGTGACAGGTGCGGCATACGAAATCGGCGCACTGCGCGCGCTCGATGATCTTCTTCATCACTTCAGCGTCAACGACTTCGATGTTTTTATCGGCACCAGCGCCGGAGCGCTGGTCGCCGCCTGTCTGGCGAATGGGTTGACGCCGCACGAACTGATGCGGCACCTCGAAGTGCCGCTCGATGGCATCGCGCCGCTCAATACCGGCGATCTGTTCACCCTCAATGGGCGCGACATTCTGACGCAGGGGATGCATCTGCCGCAGGCGATACTACGCGCGGTGCAGGCGCTCATCTTTTCGCGGAAGCATCTCTCGCTGCTCGACCTGATCGAATCGTTTGCACTGGCGCTCCCCGGCGGACTGTACGATATCAGTTCGCTTGATCGCTATCTCAGCGCCGTGCTCTCCCGCCCCGGTCTGACCAACGATTTCCGCGCCCTCTCGCGTGAACTGGTGATCATTGCGACCGATCTCGATACCGGTGCGCGCGTGGTGTTCGGCACCCCGCCGTATGACACGGTGCCGATTTCGCGCGCCGTGGCTGCGTCTTCAGCAATGCCGCTGGTCTACCGTCCGGTGCGGATCGACGGGCGCGATTACATCGATGGTGGCGTGCGCGGTAATGCCAGCCTCGATCTGGCGATCGAACGCGGGGCGCGCCTGATCGTCTGCGTCAATCCGCTTGTGCCCTACGATTTAGATGAGGCGGAGGAGGAGAAGTTGCACATTCGCGATATGGGGGCGCCTGGCATCGCCAACCAGGTCTTCCGCACCCTCTTCCACTCGGCGCTGCATTACCACCTGAAACAGATCCATCGCCGGCATCCCGATGTCGATATTATTCTGATCGAACCGGCACGCGATGACGTTCGTATGTTCTCCGAAATGCCGATGCGCTACTCCAGTCGCACCGAAGTCGCACGGCACGGTTTCGAGACGGTAGCGCGTTTCCTGAGCGACCGGTACGAGAGTTATCGCAATATCTTCGCGCGGCACGGCATTGCGCTTCAGCCGCAACAGGCTGCCAGACGCCTGACAGCCGTCGCCCATCGCGCGAATACGCCACACCCCGGTCCGCGTGAACTGCGCCAGACGCTTGCCAGTCTGGAGCAGTTGCTGAACCAATCAAATCGCTAGGTTCCAATCCGCTGGCGTCGCTCAGGGCGGCGCGCGCCAAGCATCGCCAGTTTTGCGCCGAGTTGCTCCAGGCTTACCAGGTTGTGCACCGGCAAAAAGTCATCGACAAACGGCAGCGCCGCCTGCATCCCCTGGGTGAGCGGTTGATAGCGCGGGTTCCCCAGCAACGGGTTCAACCAGATCAGGCGGTAGCATGAACGTTGCAGCCGCGCCATTTCACGCCCCAGCAACTGCGGATCGCCGCGATCCCATCCGTCGCTGATGAGCAACACCACCGGACCGCGCCCCAGCACCCGGCGCGACCAGTAGTAATTGAAGTGCCTGACCGCCTCGCCAATCCGCGTCCCGCCCGACCAGTCCACCACATGTTTGCTGACGGCTGCGATGGCTTCATCGATATCGCGTTCACGCAACAGACGGGTAATGCGCGTCAGGCGCGTGCCGAATACGAACGCTTCCACGTCACGCAAGCCGTTCGAGATAGTATGCACGAATTGAAGCAGGATACGACTGTAGCGATCCATCGAACCGCTGATGTCGCACAGCACGACGAGCGGACGCTGCCGATAGCGCGGCTCGCGGAAGGTCAACTCAATCGGGTCGCCGCCGTGGCGCAGGTTGCGGCGCAGGATGCGGCGCATATCGATCTCGCCGGCGCGCACTGCCGGGCGACGACGACGGGTGCGACGCGGCTCGATGCGCCACTCGAGTGTGCGTAGCAACTCCTTGCACGCCTGCACCTCTTCGTAACTGAAGTTGCCGAAGTCTTTGGTGCGCAACGTCTCAGCAGCCGTAAAGGTGAGCGTAAAGCCAACCTTCTCTTCCTGCTGTTCTTCATGACGATCCGGCTCATTGTGTCCATCGCCCTGGCTGCGCGGTCGGCGCGGCAGACGCAGCGGTTTCGGCGGCATCTTGACCACCGGGATCGCCAGCATCAACGGATCAAACCCTGACTGCGTGCGCCAGTAGAAATCGAACGCAGCATCGAACATCGGCAGATCTTCGCGTCGGCAGATCAGGGTACAGCGCGCAGCTGCGCGAAAATCCCCACGCGCCACAATCGGCACATGCTCCAGCGCCCGCGCCAGATCGATGGTCTGTTCGCTGCTGACTTTGATGCCGGTGCTGCGCAGCAGGTGCACGAACGCAACCACATGCGTCATCAGGTTCCCGTGGGGAATCAGTGGTTCTAACTCGTCCATAACAGCAACGCGAATCCCTGTCGTCTACACGCCCACTTTCTCCAGCAACGAACGCACCCCCTGTCCACGCACCTGCGCAATATCGTCCTGATACTTCAGAATGGCGCCCAGCGTATCCTCCACCATTTCAGGGGTGAGTTCGCGCGCATCGAGCGCCGTGAGCGCCGTTGTCCAGTCGAGAGTCTCCGCAACGCCGGGGAGTTTGAAGAGATCGAGTTTGCGCAATTCGTGAACGAATGCCACGACCTGGCGCGACAGACGGTCAGACGCGCCGGGAACTCTGGCATTCACGATTCGCAGTTCTTTGTCGAGCGACGGATAATCGATCCAGTAAAACAGGCAACGTCGCTTCAGCGCATCATGGATTTCGCGCGTGCGGTTGCTGGTGATAATGACTGTCGGCGGCTGGCTGGCGCGGATGGTTCCGATTTCAGGAATGCTGATCTGCCAGTCGGAGAGCAGTTCGAGCAGGAATGCCTCAAACTCCTCATCGGCGCGGTCGATCTCGTCGATCAACAGCACCGGCGGGCGTTCCCAACTCTCCTCGATGGCTTGCAACAGCGGACGCTTGATCAGAAACTCCGGGCTGAAGATTTCATTCAGCGCCGCGTGCGCATCGCTGCCGCCGAGCGCCTCGATCAGGCGGATCTGCAACATCTGCCGGGTGTAGTTCCACTCGTATATGGTGGTGTTGACGTCGAGACCTTCGTAGCATTGCAGGCGGATCAGGTGACGATCCTGCATACGCGCCAGTGTTTTGGCAATTTCGGTCTTCCCAACCCCTGCCTCGCCTTCGAGCAGCAACGGTTTCTGCAACTTGAGCGCCAGAAAGATCGCCGTTGCCAGCGGGCGGTCTGCAATGTAGTTGTGCGCGGCAAGCGCCTGCTGTAAATCGTCAATGGTTGCAAACTGCATAGGTGTTGATCCTGTCGGACGGGTGTATAGAATTATTGTAGCACAGGCAGCGTGTGCTATAATCGCCAGTACAACGCATAAATGAACGATGAGTGTGTCGACCGATGGCTCTACCCGATGAAGATGAGCGATTGACCGCAGCAATGGCGCACGCCAGCGTCGTTGCCAATGTCGCAGGATTGACCGGTTTGATCCTGGCGGTTCTGCTCTGGGCGACTCAGCGCAGGCGGTCGCGCTTCGTGCGGGCGCATATTGTGCAGGCGATCGTTTATCAGATCGGCACGCTCCTGGGCGTTATCGCGCTGATGCTGCTGTGGTCTGGATGTTTGCTGCTATCGCTGCTGCCTGCTGCATTGCGACCAGATCTCTACCGCGACGGCACCCTGCCGGACACGTTCTGGATTGCGTTGTTCGGGTTGATCCTGCCAATCGGGTATGGGTTCGCAGCCACGCTGTACGCCATCTACGGCGCGTATCAGGTCTATCGCGGCAACCGCTTCGCCTACCCGCTCGCCGGGCGACTGGTGCAGCGCGATTTGCAGGAACCGCAGTCTCCGACACCAGACTCAGCATCGTCCGTGGCAACTCCCGGACAATCGCTCCCTCTTTCTGAACGTCCAATCCCGGCAAACGCTCAACTGCCCACTCAGGCGGAACGGGCAAAGCCGACACCCGCCGATATGCCAGCATCTGTGGATCAGCATCCAGCCACGGCAGATCCACTATTGCGAACGGAAAGGGAAAGGATGGCAGCGCCTTCGTCCGAACCAGCAGCAACGTCGATCAGCGGGACGGCATCATCTCCGCCTGTTCCATCGCCGTCCGACCGATCACCGGCGCTCGCCGCGCCGGGTGGTGCGCCCCAGGAAAGCGTCGCAACCACTCCTTCGCCTGCCGACGATACCACGGTTATACCGCTCCAGGACGCGCTCGATCAGGGCGCCCGTCCGGTCGTCAGCCCGCAACCCGACGAGATCGCAGCAGAACGGCGTTCGGATCACCCACCCGATGAGCGGTAGCGCTCTTTCAGCGCCACATAGCGCTGCGCCGTGCGGCGAATCCGTTCGAGTCGCCCTTCGCCGAGCGGTCGAACCACGCCGGGGATGCCGATCACCAGCGATCCCGGCGGCACGACCATGCCCTCGGTCACCAGCGCGCGCGCCGCGATCAGGCTGCCAGCGCCGATCTGCGCATGGTTCAGCACCACAGCGCCAATGCCGATCAGCACATCATCTTCGACCGTACACCCATGCACCACAGCCGCATGCCCGATGCTCACACCATCGCCAATCGTCAACCAGGCATCGGGGTCGGCGTGCAACACACTGCCGTCCTGAATGTTACACCGCGCCCCAATGCGAATAACACCGTTATCGCCACGGATCACGACCATCGGCCACACCGATGAGTCGGCGCCGATGCTGACCGTTCCATGCACATACGCATACGGCGAAATGTACGCGCTTGGATGGATGTCGAGACGGTCGGTAATGTCGGGGAAATGGAATGATTCGCTCATGCACGCTGTCCACCTTTAAGGATTATAGCAGTTCTTATACATATGGACGAAGTTGAACACTCCAGCAACGGCTAGACCGCTGATGCGGACAAAGTCGGCGACGAATACTACCCCATCACGTTTGTCTCCGTTCTGATCCCGTCGAGAATTCTGGGGTGATGGCGCAATGCCCTGCGACAGTTTGATACAACGGCGCTCTCTGCCACCTTGCCAGCGTTCAACAATGCTCTGTGCACCGCGCAACGTACAATCCGCACCGCGCAACGTACAATCCGCACCGCGCACCGTGCACCGCGCACCGTGCAACCTTCAACCTTCAACCTTCAACCTTCAACCCCCAACCCCCAACCCCCAACCTTCCACCTTCCACCTTCCACCTTCAACGCCATACCCGCCCCACCGGGATCGGAAGCGCCGCGCAGTGTGCCGTGTTCGGGATCGATGCTGATCACCTGCACCAACCCGAATGACCCATAACTCTGCGGCGCACGAAGAACCGGGTGGCGCGCACGCACATCGGCGCAGACATACTCAGGGATGCGATTCTGCACCACAATGCGATCACCCTGACAATCGAAACGTGGCGCCTGCACTGCTTCCTCCGGACTCATTCCGAAATCGATGATATTCACAATCACCTGGAGCACGCCGGTAATGATGCGGTTTGCCCCTGGCGCTCCGATAACCAGCACCGGACGATTGCCGGCATACACGATCGTCGGCGACATACCGGTAGCGCGTCCTTTGCGCGGCGCTATCGAGTTGCGGTGGCCGGGGATCGGGTTGAAATTGATCATCGAGTTGTTGTACATAAACCCAAGCCCCGGCGTGATGACGCCTGACGACATGCCGAGCGAATGGGTCAGCGCCACGCAGTTGCCGGCATCGTCTACAACACTGACATGGGTGGTGTCGGGAGGACCGCCCGGCAGTGTCTCGACCGTGATGGGGCGTCCGGCGTCGATCTGCGCGCGCCACTGTGCCGCGCGTTCCTTGCCGGTCAACCACGCTACCGGCACATTATCAAACGCCGGATCGCCAATGTAGCGGTTGCGATCGGCAAACGCGGCTTTCATTGCCATTGCGACAGTGAATAGATAATCGGCGCTGTTGTGCCCCAGCGATGGCAGATCATACCCTTCGAGAATATTCAACGCCTCAATCAGGGTCGGACCGCCATGCGGCGCCTGCGACGAGACAATGGTATACCCGCGGTACGTCCCGATGGCAGGCGATTCTTCGCGCA
Encoded here:
- a CDS encoding AAA family ATPase encodes the protein MQFATIDDLQQALAAHNYIADRPLATAIFLALKLQKPLLLEGEAGVGKTEIAKTLARMQDRHLIRLQCYEGLDVNTTIYEWNYTRQMLQIRLIEALGGSDAHAALNEIFSPEFLIKRPLLQAIEESWERPPVLLIDEIDRADEEFEAFLLELLSDWQISIPEIGTIRASQPPTVIITSNRTREIHDALKRRCLFYWIDYPSLDKELRIVNARVPGASDRLSRQVVAFVHELRKLDLFKLPGVAETLDWTTALTALDARELTPEMVEDTLGAILKYQDDIAQVRGQGVRSLLEKVGV
- a CDS encoding polyhydroxyalkanoate synthesis regulator DNA-binding domain-containing protein produces the protein MQTIKKYANRKLYHIDRKQYITLEGIAALVQAGEQVRVVDNETGEDITAQILAQVALQTRGDQGRLPTSLLTSLIRAGEGTLSGLQRSLLGVFGGAGFVNAEIERRLAHLRDTGKLNDQEVQRLRTLLVDEYQSTTAPDLPSKSDIDRLHEQVDELTRLVEQLLAQRKQ
- a CDS encoding vWA domain-containing protein; this encodes MDELEPLIPHGNLMTHVVAFVHLLRSTGIKVSSEQTIDLARALEHVPIVARGDFRAAARCTLICRREDLPMFDAAFDFYWRTQSGFDPLMLAIPVVKMPPKPLRLPRRPRSQGDGHNEPDRHEEQQEEKVGFTLTFTAAETLRTKDFGNFSYEEVQACKELLRTLEWRIEPRRTRRRRPAVRAGEIDMRRILRRNLRHGGDPIELTFREPRYRQRPLVVLCDISGSMDRYSRILLQFVHTISNGLRDVEAFVFGTRLTRITRLLRERDIDEAIAAVSKHVVDWSGGTRIGEAVRHFNYYWSRRVLGRGPVVLLISDGWDRGDPQLLGREMARLQRSCYRLIWLNPLLGNPRYQPLTQGMQAALPFVDDFLPVHNLVSLEQLGAKLAMLGARRPERRQRIGT
- a CDS encoding gamma carbonic anhydrase family protein, which translates into the protein MSESFHFPDITDRLDIHPSAYISPYAYVHGTVSIGADSSVWPMVVIRGDNGVIRIGARCNIQDGSVLHADPDAWLTIGDGVSIGHAAVVHGCTVEDDVLIGIGAVVLNHAQIGAGSLIAARALVTEGMVVPPGSLVIGIPGVVRPLGEGRLERIRRTAQRYVALKERYRSSGG
- the ggt gene encoding gamma-glutamyltransferase; this encodes MAGMIVAPEPVAVEAGARVLMAGGNAIDAAVTCAFVQMVVNPQMCGIGGYALAVVRLAGEPTTHTILLDAPALAGSRVRPDMWVDRFIGMNPDGWGYFLTGKVNDAGYQAICTPGTVKGLATLLERWGNISWAQALDPAIQVAEEGFLVDSVLANRWKMRSPYPEACSLLDYILANAEARRIYLTADGRPYDEGMILRNPDYARTLRRLAEAGPDDFYHGELARRMSEDIAANDGFVTAEDLAEYTLREESPAIGTYRGYTIVSSQAPHGGPTLIEALNILEGYDLPSLGHNSADYLFTVAMAMKAAFADRNRYIGDPAFDNVPVAWLTGKERAAQWRAQIDAGRPITVETLPGGPPDTTHVSVVDDAGNCVALTHSLGMSSGVITPGLGFMYNNSMINFNPIPGHRNSIAPRKGRATGMSPTIVYAGNRPVLVIGAPGANRIITGVLQVIVNIIDFGMSPEEAVQAPRFDCQGDRIVVQNRIPEYVCADVRARHPVLRAPQSYGSFGLVQVISIDPEHGTLRGASDPGGAGMALKVEGGRWKVGGWGLGVEG
- a CDS encoding patatin-like phospholipase family protein, with translation MSDRGVKAQRSKTALVLAGGGVTGAAYEIGALRALDDLLHHFSVNDFDVFIGTSAGALVAACLANGLTPHELMRHLEVPLDGIAPLNTGDLFTLNGRDILTQGMHLPQAILRAVQALIFSRKHLSLLDLIESFALALPGGLYDISSLDRYLSAVLSRPGLTNDFRALSRELVIIATDLDTGARVVFGTPPYDTVPISRAVAASSAMPLVYRPVRIDGRDYIDGGVRGNASLDLAIERGARLIVCVNPLVPYDLDEAEEEKLHIRDMGAPGIANQVFRTLFHSALHYHLKQIHRRHPDVDIILIEPARDDVRMFSEMPMRYSSRTEVARHGFETVARFLSDRYESYRNIFARHGIALQPQQAARRLTAVAHRANTPHPGPRELRQTLASLEQLLNQSNR
- a CDS encoding DUF4870 domain-containing protein, coding for MALPDEDERLTAAMAHASVVANVAGLTGLILAVLLWATQRRRSRFVRAHIVQAIVYQIGTLLGVIALMLLWSGCLLLSLLPAALRPDLYRDGTLPDTFWIALFGLILPIGYGFAATLYAIYGAYQVYRGNRFAYPLAGRLVQRDLQEPQSPTPDSASSVATPGQSLPLSERPIPANAQLPTQAERAKPTPADMPASVDQHPATADPLLRTERERMAAPSSEPAATSISGTASSPPVPSPSDRSPALAAPGGAPQESVATTPSPADDTTVIPLQDALDQGARPVVSPQPDEIAAERRSDHPPDER